The proteins below are encoded in one region of Rhododendron vialii isolate Sample 1 chromosome 7a, ASM3025357v1:
- the LOC131332484 gene encoding serpin-ZX-like isoform X1: MDLKQLIGNHTDVFLSFAKRVSQSESKDLNLVFSPPLIHVVLGLIAAGSKGQTQSQVLSFLNSKSTNDLNSLTSQLVSLVFADGGPAGGPTLSYANGVWVDQSLSLKPSFKKVVDTIYKASLNHVDFPTQADEVTNEVNQWAEKQTNGLIKEVLPSGSVDASTRLIFANALYFKGAWTAKFDASKTKDQEFHLLNGSSVQVPFMTSKKKQLVRAFDGFKVLGLPYKQGEDKRRFSMYFFLPNAKDGLSALMEKVSSESGFLDRHLPCRKVEVGIFRIPKFKFSFGFEASEVLKGLGLVLPFSPGEGELTEMVESTTVGRNLYVSSIFHKACIEVNEEGTEAAAASAFVGRFACYVAPIDFVADHPFLFVIREDMTGAVLFIGQVLNPLAG, encoded by the exons ATGGACCTGAAACAATTGATTGGAAACCACACCGATGTCTTCCTATCCTTCGCAAAACGAGTATCTCAATCCGAATCCAAGGACTTGAACCTTGTCTTCTCTCCCCCCTTGATCCACGTTGTTTTGGGCTTGATCGCAGCTGGATCCAAAGGCCAAACCCAATCCCAAGTACTTTCTTTCCTTAACTCCAAATCCACCAACGACCTCAACTCTCTCACCTCCCAACTTGTCTCCCTTGTCTTCGCCGATGGCGGGCCCGCTGGTGGCCCAACGCTGTCGTACGCCAATGGGGTTTGGGTGGACCAATCGCTTTCTCTTAAGCCTTCTTTCAAAAAGGTGGTCGATACTATTTATAAAGCGTCTTTGAATCATGTCGATTTTCCTACTCAG GCTGATGAGGTGACCAATGAAGTGAATCAGTGGGCTGAAAAGCAGACCAATGGGCTTATCAAAGAAGTTCTTCCTTCTGGTTCAGTCGATGCTTCAACCAGACTCATCTTTGCAAATGCACTCTATTTCAAAGGGGCATGGACTGCAAAATTCGACGCATCGAAAACCAAAGACCAAGAGTTTCACCTCTTGAATGGGAGTTCAGTTCAAGTACCCTTCATGACAAGCAAGAAGAAACAACTTGTTAGGGCATTTGACGGTTTCAAAGTCCTAGGGCTTCCTTACAAACAAGGTGAAGATAAACGCCGATTTTCTATGTACTTCTTTCTTCCAAATGCAAAAGACGGTCTTTCCGCTTTAATGGAGAAAGTGAGTTCCGAATCAGGGTTCTTAGACCGCCACTTGCCATGCCGGAAAGTAGAAGTGGGTATATTCCGGATCCCAAAATTTAAATTCTCCTTTGGCTTCGAAGCTTCTGAAGTTTTGAAGGGATTAGGGTTGGTTTTGCCTTTTTCCCCTGGAGAAGGGGAGCTAACAGAGATGGTGGAATCCACTACTGTTGGTCGAAACCTATACGTTTCGAGCATTTTCCACAAAGCTTGCATTGAAGTTAATGAAGAAGGCACTGAAGCGGCAGCCGCTTCCGCTTTTGTTGGGAGGTTTGCGTGTTATGTAGCGCCGATAGATTTTGTGGCGGACCACCCTTTCTTGTTCGTAATTAGAGAAGACATGACTGGTGCGGTGCTGTTCATTGGCCAAGTGCTTAATCCCCTTGCGGGTTGA
- the LOC131332484 gene encoding serpin-ZX-like isoform X2, translating into MTSKKKQLVRAFDGFKVLGLPYKQGEDKRRFSMYFFLPNAKDGLSALMEKVSSESGFLDRHLPCRKVEVGIFRIPKFKFSFGFEASEVLKGLGLVLPFSPGEGELTEMVESTTVGRNLYVSSIFHKACIEVNEEGTEAAAASAFVGRFACYVAPIDFVADHPFLFVIREDMTGAVLFIGQVLNPLAG; encoded by the coding sequence ATGACAAGCAAGAAGAAACAACTTGTTAGGGCATTTGACGGTTTCAAAGTCCTAGGGCTTCCTTACAAACAAGGTGAAGATAAACGCCGATTTTCTATGTACTTCTTTCTTCCAAATGCAAAAGACGGTCTTTCCGCTTTAATGGAGAAAGTGAGTTCCGAATCAGGGTTCTTAGACCGCCACTTGCCATGCCGGAAAGTAGAAGTGGGTATATTCCGGATCCCAAAATTTAAATTCTCCTTTGGCTTCGAAGCTTCTGAAGTTTTGAAGGGATTAGGGTTGGTTTTGCCTTTTTCCCCTGGAGAAGGGGAGCTAACAGAGATGGTGGAATCCACTACTGTTGGTCGAAACCTATACGTTTCGAGCATTTTCCACAAAGCTTGCATTGAAGTTAATGAAGAAGGCACTGAAGCGGCAGCCGCTTCCGCTTTTGTTGGGAGGTTTGCGTGTTATGTAGCGCCGATAGATTTTGTGGCGGACCACCCTTTCTTGTTCGTAATTAGAGAAGACATGACTGGTGCGGTGCTGTTCATTGGCCAAGTGCTTAATCCCCTTGCGGGTTGA
- the LOC131333005 gene encoding serpin-ZX-like yields the protein MTSKNDQFVSEFNSFKVLKLPYKHGEDERRFSMYFFLPNANDGLSALMEKVSSESGFLEDHLPCERVEVGKFRIPKFKLSFGFEASEVLKGLGLVLPFSPGEAGLTEMVESTTVGRDLYVSSIFHKAFIEILVSIADSECQTLVSIAVQEGQHCSESNMLAISPMVATLRALGGAVDSKSSMDRKGIMVGFNGSPWIRHLDL from the exons ATGACAAGTAAGAACGACCAATTCGTTAGTGAATTTAACAGTTTCAAAGTCCTAAAGCTTCCTTACAAACATGGTGAAGATGAACGCCGATTTTCTATGTACTTCTTTCTCCCAAATGCAAATGACGGTCTTTCCGCTCTAATGGAGAAAGTGAGTTCCGAATCTGGGTTCTTAGAGGACCACTTGCCGTGCGAAAGAGTAGAAGTGGGTAAATTCCGGATCCCAAAATTTAAACTTTCCTTTGGCTTCGAAGCTTCTGAAGTTCTGAAGGGATTAGGGTTGGTTTTGCCTTTTTCCCCTGGTGAAGCGGGGCTGACAGAGATGGTGGAATCCACTACTGTCGGTCGAGATCTATACGTTTCGAGCATTTTCCACAAAGCTTTCAttgaa ATTCTGGTTTCAATAGCAGACAGTgaatg CCAGACTTTGGTTTCAATAGCTGTTCAGGAAGGTCAACATTGCTCCGAAAGTAATATGTTGGCGATCTCCCCAATGGTTGCAACTCTAAGAGCGCTAGGAGGTGCTGTTGACTCAAAATCTAGCATGGATCGTAAAGGAATTATGGTTGGATTCAACGGCTCTCCTTGGATCCGTCATCTTGACCTGTAA